A region of Pseudomonas sp. Marseille-Q3773 DNA encodes the following proteins:
- the putP gene encoding sodium/proline symporter PutP → MGNPLTITFVVYIAAMVLIGFAAYRSTKNLSDYILGGRSLGSVVTALSAGASDMSGWLLMGLPGAIYFSGLSEAWIAIGLTVGAYLNWLFVAGRLRVQTEHNGDALTLPDYFSSRFEDHSGLLRIISAIVILVFFTIYCASGIVAGARLFESTFGMPYETALWAGAAATIAYTFIGGFLAVSWTDTVQASLMIFALILTPVIVLISTGGFDQTFAAIEVVNPAHFDMFKGATFIGIISLMGWGLGYFGQPHILARFMAADSVKSIANARRISMTWMILCLAGTCAVGFFGIAYFSAHPDLAGPVTENHERVFIELAKILFNPWVAGVLLSAILAAVMSTLSCQLLVCSSALTEDFYKAFLRKNASQVELVWVGRLMVLAVALIAIAMAANPENRVLGLVAYAWAGFGAAFGPVVLISVLWKGMTRNGALAGIVVGALTVILWKNFDTLGLYEIIPGFLFASIAIVVVSKLGSPSKAMVQRFETADAAYHADK, encoded by the coding sequence ATGGGCAACCCACTAACGATCACCTTCGTGGTCTACATCGCGGCAATGGTACTGATCGGCTTCGCGGCCTATCGCTCCACCAAGAACCTTTCCGACTACATCCTTGGCGGTCGCAGCCTGGGCAGCGTGGTTACCGCGCTTTCCGCCGGTGCTTCCGACATGAGCGGCTGGCTGCTGATGGGCCTGCCGGGCGCCATCTATTTCTCTGGTCTGTCCGAAGCCTGGATTGCCATCGGCCTGACCGTCGGCGCCTACCTCAACTGGTTGTTCGTTGCCGGCCGTCTGCGCGTGCAGACCGAGCATAACGGCGATGCATTGACCCTGCCGGACTACTTCTCCAGCCGTTTCGAAGACCATAGCGGCCTGCTGCGGATCATTTCGGCCATCGTGATCCTGGTGTTCTTCACCATCTACTGCGCTTCCGGCATCGTCGCCGGTGCCCGTCTGTTCGAGAGCACCTTTGGCATGCCGTACGAAACCGCGCTGTGGGCCGGTGCGGCGGCGACCATTGCCTACACCTTCATTGGTGGCTTCCTGGCGGTGAGCTGGACCGATACCGTACAGGCCTCGCTGATGATCTTCGCGCTGATCCTCACCCCGGTGATCGTGCTGATCTCCACCGGCGGCTTCGACCAGACCTTCGCCGCTATCGAGGTGGTGAACCCGGCTCACTTCGACATGTTCAAGGGTGCGACCTTTATCGGCATCATTTCGCTGATGGGTTGGGGCCTGGGCTACTTCGGTCAACCGCACATCCTGGCGCGCTTCATGGCCGCCGACTCGGTGAAATCGATTGCCAACGCCCGCCGTATCTCCATGACCTGGATGATCCTGTGCCTGGCCGGCACCTGCGCCGTGGGCTTCTTCGGTATCGCCTATTTCTCGGCTCATCCTGATCTGGCTGGCCCGGTCACCGAGAACCACGAGCGTGTGTTCATCGAGTTGGCCAAGATCCTGTTCAACCCATGGGTCGCCGGTGTGCTGCTGTCGGCCATCCTGGCGGCGGTGATGAGCACCCTGAGCTGCCAGTTGCTGGTGTGCTCCAGCGCCCTGACCGAAGACTTCTACAAGGCCTTCCTGCGCAAGAACGCTTCGCAGGTCGAGCTGGTGTGGGTCGGTCGCCTGATGGTCCTGGCCGTGGCCCTGATCGCCATTGCCATGGCCGCCAACCCGGAAAACCGTGTACTGGGCCTGGTGGCTTACGCCTGGGCCGGTTTCGGTGCCGCATTCGGTCCGGTGGTGCTGATTTCGGTGCTGTGGAAAGGCATGACCCGTAACGGCGCACTGGCCGGTATCGTGGTCGGTGCGCTGACCGTGATCCTGTGGAAGAACTTCGACACCCTCGGGCTGTACGAAATCA